The following are encoded in a window of Panicum virgatum strain AP13 chromosome 5N, P.virgatum_v5, whole genome shotgun sequence genomic DNA:
- the LOC120671866 gene encoding PH, RCC1 and FYVE domains-containing protein 1-like isoform X2, translated as MSDASSDLGGIRAGPVERDIEQAITALKKGAYLLKYGRRGKPKFCPFRLSNDESVLIWFSGKEEKHLRLSHVSRIIPGQRTAIFQRYPRPEKECQSFSLISHDRSLDIICKDKDEAEVWFAGLKTLISRSHQRKWRTESRSDILSSGATSPRTYTRRSSPLSSPFSSNDSIHKDGRDNYRLRTPYGSPPKNGLEKAFSDVMLYAVPPRGFFPSDSNAGSVHSMSSGHSDNTNGHPRSVPMDAFRVSYSSAVSSSSHGSGHDDGDALGDVFIWGEGTGEGILGGGSSRVGSSSGAKMDCLVPKPLEFAVRLDVQNISCGGRHAALVTKQGEIYSWGEESGGRLGHGVDCDVSQPKLIDALSHMNIELVACGEYHTCAVTLSGDLYTWGDGTFKFGLLGHGNDVSHWVPKRVNGPLEGIHVSSISCGPWHTALVTSAGQLFTFGDGSFGVLGHGDRESISVPREVESLKGLRTVRVACGVWHTAAVVEVMAGNSSSSNCSSGKIFTWGDGDKGRLGHGDKEPRLVPTCVAALVEPNFCQVACGHCLTVALTTSGHVYTMGSAVYGQLGNIQADGMLPVRVEGKLHKNFVEEISCGAYHVAVLTSRTEVYTWGKGANGRLGHGDTDDRNTPTLVEALKDKQVRSVVCGINFTAAICIHKWVSGVDQSMCSGCRQPFNLRRKCHNCYNCALVFCHSCSSKKSLKASLAPNPNKPYRVCDSCYSKLTKGLETDMHSSAKRAASVPGFSDTIEEDLETRSNAQLSRLSSMESFKHVDSRYSKKNKKFEFNSTRVSPVPNGSSHWSGLNISRSFNPVFGSSKKFFSASVPGSRIVSRATSPISRRASPPRSTTPTPTLGGLTSPRVVANDGKPTNDALSQEVLNLRSQVESLTRKSQLLEVELERTTKQLKEAISIAGEETAKCKAAKEVIKSLTAQLKGMAERLPGGAAKNTKLPPLPGISIPNDISSMGAESFGSPSSSGEQITNGHNGLLASNGPGSVRSKASHAEVTKNGSRLPDAESCHNAEWVEQDEPGVYITLTALPGGARDLKRVRFSRKRFSETQAEQWWQENRARVYQQYNVRVVDKSTASVDNDIASN; from the exons GATGAATCTGTATTGATATGGTTCTCTGGGAAAGAAGAGAAACATTTGAGATTGAGCCATGTATCTAGGATAATTCCTGGACAGCGGACT GCAATTTTTCAGAGGTATCCACGGCCTGAGAAGGAATGCCAGTCTTTTTCTCTAATTTCACATGATAGGTCATTGGATATA ATATGCAAAGATAAAGATGAAGCTGAAGTTTGGTTTGCTGGGTTGAAAACATTGATTTCCCGTAGTCACCAAAGAAAATGGAGAACTGAATCTAGAAGTGATATCCTTTCCTCTGGTGCAACTAGTCCAAGGACTTACACACGGCGGAGTTCTCCTTTGAGTTCACCTTTCAGCAGCAATGACAGCATCCACAAG GATGGCAGGGACAATTACCGACTCCGTACTCCATATGGGAGCCCTCCGAAGAATGGATTGGAAAAGGCCTTTTCTGATGTCATGTTGTATGCAGTTCCTCCCAGGGGCTTTTTTCCATCAGATTCTAATGCCGGATCAGTCCATTCTATGTCTTCTGGACACTCAGATAACACAAATGGGCACCCTAGAAGCGTTCCAATGGATGCTTTCCGAGTCAGTTATTCAAGTGCTGTTAGTTCATCTAGTCATGGTTCTGGTCATGATGATGGAGATGCTTTAGGCGATGTGTTCATATGGGGGGAAGGAACtggggaaggaattcttggtgGTGGTAGTTCGAGAGTTGGAAGCTCCTCGGGTGCAAAAATGGATTGCCTTGTACCAAAACCATTAGAATTTGCTGTGCGACTTGATGTACAGAACATATCTTGTGGAGGAAGACACGCTGCACTTGTCACTAAACAAGGAGAGATTTACTCATGGGGTGAGGAATCAGGGGGACGGCTTGGTCATGGTGTCGATTGCGATGTATCGCAGCCAAAACTCATTGATGCTCTTTCTCATATGAACATTGAGCTGGTAGCATGTGGTGAGTACCACACTTGTGCTGTTACACTATCCGGAGATCTTTATACATGGGGGGATGGCACCTTCAAATTTGGGCTTTTGGGTCATGGGAATGATGTAAGTCACTGGGTACCAAAGCGCGTGAATGGACCACTAGAGGGTATACATGTCTCATCAATTTCATGTGGACCTTGGCACACAGCACTAGTAACTTCTGCTGGACAGCTTTTCACATTTGGAGATGGATCTTTTGGTGTTCTGGGTCATGGAGATCGTGAAAGCATCTCAGTCCCCAGGGAAGTTGAATCCCTCAAAGGGCTACGCACGGTGCGGGTGGCTTGTGGTGTTTGGCACACTGCTGCAGTTGTTGAAGTTATGGCTGGGAATTCAAGTTCTAGCAATTGTTCTTCTGGTAAGATATTTACATGGGGTGATGGTGACAAAGGTCGCTTAGGTCATGGTGACAAGGAACCACGACTTGTCCCAACTTGTGTGGCTGCTCTGGTGGAGCCCAACTTTTGTCAGGTTGCTTGTGGGCATTGCTTGACAGTAGCCCTTACAACTTCTGGGCATGTGTATACAATGGGCAGTGCTGTCTATGGTCAGCTTGGGAATATACAAGCTGATGGTATGCTTCCTGTACGTGTTGAAGGGAAGCTGCACAAAAACTTTGTGGAGGAGATCTCATGTGGTGCTTATCATGTGGCGGTCTTAACGTCTAGGACTGAGGTGTACACATGGGGCAAAGGTGCAAATGGCCGGTTAGGTCATGGTGATACTGATGATAGGAATACTCCTACATTGGTTGAAGCACTGAAAGATAAGCAAGTCAGAAGTGTTGTTTGTGGAATTAACTTCACTGCAGCAATATGCATTCACAAATGGGTATCTGGAGTTGATCAATCAATGTGCTCAGGCTGCCGTCAGCCATTCAACTTGAGGAGAAAATGTCATAATTGCTACAACTGTGCTCTAGTATTTTGTCATTCCTGCAGCAGTAAAAAATCTCTGAAGGCTTCATTAGCACCTAATCCAAACAAGCCTTACCGTGTCTGCGATAGCTGCTACAGCAAACTGACGAAGGGACTGGAGACAGACATGCATTCTTCAGCAAAGCGGGCTGCTAGTGTACCAGGATTCAGTGATACAATTGAGGAGGATCTGGAAACAAGGTCAAATGCTCAACTATCAAGATTATCTTCAATGGAATCTTTTAAGCATGTGGATAGCAGATATTCcaagaaaaataagaaatttgaatttaatAGCACCCGTGTTTCCCCCGTGCCAAATGGAAGTTCACATTGGAGTGGGCTTAACATTTCAAGATCTTTCAATCCTGTATTTGGATCTTCTAAGAAGTTTTTCTCAGCATCAGTTCCTGGATCTAGAATTGTTTCTAGGGCAACATCACCTATTTCGAGAAGAGCAAGCCCTCCGCGATCCACGACACCAACACCTACTCTGGGTGGTCTAACGTCTCCAAGAGTTGTTGCCAATGATGGAAAGCCAACAAATGATGCACTGAGCCAAGAGGTTCTGAATTTGAGGTCCCAG GTGGAGAGTCTTACCAGGAAGTCTCAACTCCTTGAAGTGGAGCTGGAGAGAACTACCAAACAATTAAAGGAAGCTATTTCCATTGCCGGGGAGGAAACTGCAAAATGCAAGGCGGCAAAGGAAGTAATCAAGTCACTCACTGCACAG CTGAAGGGAATGGCGGAGAGATTACCTGGAGGAGCAGCCAAGAACACTAAACTGCCACCTCTTCCTGGAATTTCCATTCCAAATGACATTTCTTCTATGGGTGCAGAGAGTTTTGGCAGCCCAAGTAGTTCCGGAGAACAAATCACAAATGGTCATAATGGATTGCTTGCTTCTAATGGACCAGGTTCTGTTAGGAGTAAGGCGAGTCATGCAGAGGTTACCAAGAATGGAAGTAGGCTACCTGATGCTGAATCTTGCCACAATGCTGAATGGGTGGAGCAAGATGAACCAGGTGTGTACATTACCCTCACCGCCTTGCCTGGAGGTGCCAGAGATCTCAAGCGGGTTCGGTTCAG TCGGAAGAGATTCAGTGAGACACAAGCAGAACAATGGTGGCAGGAGAATCGGGCAAGGGTGTACCAGCAGTACAATGTCCGCGTGGTTGACAAATCAACTGCCAGTGTCGATAATGACATTGCATCTAACTGA
- the LOC120671866 gene encoding PH, RCC1 and FYVE domains-containing protein 1-like isoform X1, which produces MSDASSDLGGIRAGPVERDIEQAITALKKGAYLLKYGRRGKPKFCPFRLSNVSLLCTLQLNSVFVPAQSSDLCGVVYVFWLLQDESVLIWFSGKEEKHLRLSHVSRIIPGQRTAIFQRYPRPEKECQSFSLISHDRSLDIICKDKDEAEVWFAGLKTLISRSHQRKWRTESRSDILSSGATSPRTYTRRSSPLSSPFSSNDSIHKDGRDNYRLRTPYGSPPKNGLEKAFSDVMLYAVPPRGFFPSDSNAGSVHSMSSGHSDNTNGHPRSVPMDAFRVSYSSAVSSSSHGSGHDDGDALGDVFIWGEGTGEGILGGGSSRVGSSSGAKMDCLVPKPLEFAVRLDVQNISCGGRHAALVTKQGEIYSWGEESGGRLGHGVDCDVSQPKLIDALSHMNIELVACGEYHTCAVTLSGDLYTWGDGTFKFGLLGHGNDVSHWVPKRVNGPLEGIHVSSISCGPWHTALVTSAGQLFTFGDGSFGVLGHGDRESISVPREVESLKGLRTVRVACGVWHTAAVVEVMAGNSSSSNCSSGKIFTWGDGDKGRLGHGDKEPRLVPTCVAALVEPNFCQVACGHCLTVALTTSGHVYTMGSAVYGQLGNIQADGMLPVRVEGKLHKNFVEEISCGAYHVAVLTSRTEVYTWGKGANGRLGHGDTDDRNTPTLVEALKDKQVRSVVCGINFTAAICIHKWVSGVDQSMCSGCRQPFNLRRKCHNCYNCALVFCHSCSSKKSLKASLAPNPNKPYRVCDSCYSKLTKGLETDMHSSAKRAASVPGFSDTIEEDLETRSNAQLSRLSSMESFKHVDSRYSKKNKKFEFNSTRVSPVPNGSSHWSGLNISRSFNPVFGSSKKFFSASVPGSRIVSRATSPISRRASPPRSTTPTPTLGGLTSPRVVANDGKPTNDALSQEVLNLRSQVESLTRKSQLLEVELERTTKQLKEAISIAGEETAKCKAAKEVIKSLTAQLKGMAERLPGGAAKNTKLPPLPGISIPNDISSMGAESFGSPSSSGEQITNGHNGLLASNGPGSVRSKASHAEVTKNGSRLPDAESCHNAEWVEQDEPGVYITLTALPGGARDLKRVRFSRKRFSETQAEQWWQENRARVYQQYNVRVVDKSTASVDNDIASN; this is translated from the exons TTGTTCCTGCACAATCCTCTGACTTATGTGGTGTGGTTTATGTTTTTTGGCTCCTTCAGGATGAATCTGTATTGATATGGTTCTCTGGGAAAGAAGAGAAACATTTGAGATTGAGCCATGTATCTAGGATAATTCCTGGACAGCGGACT GCAATTTTTCAGAGGTATCCACGGCCTGAGAAGGAATGCCAGTCTTTTTCTCTAATTTCACATGATAGGTCATTGGATATA ATATGCAAAGATAAAGATGAAGCTGAAGTTTGGTTTGCTGGGTTGAAAACATTGATTTCCCGTAGTCACCAAAGAAAATGGAGAACTGAATCTAGAAGTGATATCCTTTCCTCTGGTGCAACTAGTCCAAGGACTTACACACGGCGGAGTTCTCCTTTGAGTTCACCTTTCAGCAGCAATGACAGCATCCACAAG GATGGCAGGGACAATTACCGACTCCGTACTCCATATGGGAGCCCTCCGAAGAATGGATTGGAAAAGGCCTTTTCTGATGTCATGTTGTATGCAGTTCCTCCCAGGGGCTTTTTTCCATCAGATTCTAATGCCGGATCAGTCCATTCTATGTCTTCTGGACACTCAGATAACACAAATGGGCACCCTAGAAGCGTTCCAATGGATGCTTTCCGAGTCAGTTATTCAAGTGCTGTTAGTTCATCTAGTCATGGTTCTGGTCATGATGATGGAGATGCTTTAGGCGATGTGTTCATATGGGGGGAAGGAACtggggaaggaattcttggtgGTGGTAGTTCGAGAGTTGGAAGCTCCTCGGGTGCAAAAATGGATTGCCTTGTACCAAAACCATTAGAATTTGCTGTGCGACTTGATGTACAGAACATATCTTGTGGAGGAAGACACGCTGCACTTGTCACTAAACAAGGAGAGATTTACTCATGGGGTGAGGAATCAGGGGGACGGCTTGGTCATGGTGTCGATTGCGATGTATCGCAGCCAAAACTCATTGATGCTCTTTCTCATATGAACATTGAGCTGGTAGCATGTGGTGAGTACCACACTTGTGCTGTTACACTATCCGGAGATCTTTATACATGGGGGGATGGCACCTTCAAATTTGGGCTTTTGGGTCATGGGAATGATGTAAGTCACTGGGTACCAAAGCGCGTGAATGGACCACTAGAGGGTATACATGTCTCATCAATTTCATGTGGACCTTGGCACACAGCACTAGTAACTTCTGCTGGACAGCTTTTCACATTTGGAGATGGATCTTTTGGTGTTCTGGGTCATGGAGATCGTGAAAGCATCTCAGTCCCCAGGGAAGTTGAATCCCTCAAAGGGCTACGCACGGTGCGGGTGGCTTGTGGTGTTTGGCACACTGCTGCAGTTGTTGAAGTTATGGCTGGGAATTCAAGTTCTAGCAATTGTTCTTCTGGTAAGATATTTACATGGGGTGATGGTGACAAAGGTCGCTTAGGTCATGGTGACAAGGAACCACGACTTGTCCCAACTTGTGTGGCTGCTCTGGTGGAGCCCAACTTTTGTCAGGTTGCTTGTGGGCATTGCTTGACAGTAGCCCTTACAACTTCTGGGCATGTGTATACAATGGGCAGTGCTGTCTATGGTCAGCTTGGGAATATACAAGCTGATGGTATGCTTCCTGTACGTGTTGAAGGGAAGCTGCACAAAAACTTTGTGGAGGAGATCTCATGTGGTGCTTATCATGTGGCGGTCTTAACGTCTAGGACTGAGGTGTACACATGGGGCAAAGGTGCAAATGGCCGGTTAGGTCATGGTGATACTGATGATAGGAATACTCCTACATTGGTTGAAGCACTGAAAGATAAGCAAGTCAGAAGTGTTGTTTGTGGAATTAACTTCACTGCAGCAATATGCATTCACAAATGGGTATCTGGAGTTGATCAATCAATGTGCTCAGGCTGCCGTCAGCCATTCAACTTGAGGAGAAAATGTCATAATTGCTACAACTGTGCTCTAGTATTTTGTCATTCCTGCAGCAGTAAAAAATCTCTGAAGGCTTCATTAGCACCTAATCCAAACAAGCCTTACCGTGTCTGCGATAGCTGCTACAGCAAACTGACGAAGGGACTGGAGACAGACATGCATTCTTCAGCAAAGCGGGCTGCTAGTGTACCAGGATTCAGTGATACAATTGAGGAGGATCTGGAAACAAGGTCAAATGCTCAACTATCAAGATTATCTTCAATGGAATCTTTTAAGCATGTGGATAGCAGATATTCcaagaaaaataagaaatttgaatttaatAGCACCCGTGTTTCCCCCGTGCCAAATGGAAGTTCACATTGGAGTGGGCTTAACATTTCAAGATCTTTCAATCCTGTATTTGGATCTTCTAAGAAGTTTTTCTCAGCATCAGTTCCTGGATCTAGAATTGTTTCTAGGGCAACATCACCTATTTCGAGAAGAGCAAGCCCTCCGCGATCCACGACACCAACACCTACTCTGGGTGGTCTAACGTCTCCAAGAGTTGTTGCCAATGATGGAAAGCCAACAAATGATGCACTGAGCCAAGAGGTTCTGAATTTGAGGTCCCAG GTGGAGAGTCTTACCAGGAAGTCTCAACTCCTTGAAGTGGAGCTGGAGAGAACTACCAAACAATTAAAGGAAGCTATTTCCATTGCCGGGGAGGAAACTGCAAAATGCAAGGCGGCAAAGGAAGTAATCAAGTCACTCACTGCACAG CTGAAGGGAATGGCGGAGAGATTACCTGGAGGAGCAGCCAAGAACACTAAACTGCCACCTCTTCCTGGAATTTCCATTCCAAATGACATTTCTTCTATGGGTGCAGAGAGTTTTGGCAGCCCAAGTAGTTCCGGAGAACAAATCACAAATGGTCATAATGGATTGCTTGCTTCTAATGGACCAGGTTCTGTTAGGAGTAAGGCGAGTCATGCAGAGGTTACCAAGAATGGAAGTAGGCTACCTGATGCTGAATCTTGCCACAATGCTGAATGGGTGGAGCAAGATGAACCAGGTGTGTACATTACCCTCACCGCCTTGCCTGGAGGTGCCAGAGATCTCAAGCGGGTTCGGTTCAG TCGGAAGAGATTCAGTGAGACACAAGCAGAACAATGGTGGCAGGAGAATCGGGCAAGGGTGTACCAGCAGTACAATGTCCGCGTGGTTGACAAATCAACTGCCAGTGTCGATAATGACATTGCATCTAACTGA
- the LOC120671865 gene encoding F-box protein At3g54460-like: MADAAAAARRKLGGYLRAVLSVDGAGVASITPLSPCTLSACGAIPLAPLPDDGPPPRSKWRASAAGVSVVRLLRTLVAGRCVEVEGTLLRVVSRRTGEGDDAAVEARAVVLIDVYLPVAAWSGWQFPRSRTAAAALFKHVSCNWDARKALLAFDWTSHDGPHCDDRCIWSCTDCHVLGCEDHQIASISNNEKSFDLHEIFKTLPGVRMDKGLQTTRIIPDAEALGLGIWSVPDDVLHKVLFLLKPRDLIRVAATCHHLRSLAASIMPCMKLKLFPHQEVAVEWMLKREQNTQVLAHPLYKDFCTEDGFPFYINVISGEVFTGNAPTINDFRGGMFCDEPGLGKTVTTLSLILKTHGTLAYPPEGVDVSWCMHKPDKKYGYYELSPSCSSNRNSSSSVSKKLLAEDVITGDPCSSGLSCNDDPVCSTRSSRKRGRLLSPDPTKTKLHATNEKSPSSSHSKVYPTPAAHVLKFTRKSRQVRKNLMDAYGNGSVGNKRKRGTTSDLSETWVQCDACRKWRRLLDEADLDSTTAWFCTMNTDPTRQKCTAPEEAWDFKEKITYLPGFYKKNSLPGNEENVSFFTNILKDNVAMINSEAKKALLWLAKLSPSKLLEMEMVGLTRPVLDTRATTGKGARPYYKIFQAFGLVRKIEKGVTRWYYPSMLDDLAFDSAALEFALEKPLDSTRFYLSRATLIVVPANLIDHWTTQIQRHVSSDTLNVFVWGDHKKPSAHNLAWGYDIVITTFSRLSAEWSPQKRSALKQIHWFRVVLDEGHTLGSSLALTNKLQMAVALVASNRWILTGTPTPNTPTSQVAHLHPMLKFLHDEVYGQNYQSWDSGIHRPFEAQMQEGRVRLVQLLQRTMISARKADLKNIPPCMKKITFLDFDEGHAKSYNELVVTIRRNILMADWNDPSHVESLLNPKQWKFRAATIKNVRLSCCVAGHIKVAEAGEDIQETMDALVHKGLDPSSDEYQFIRYALLDGASCFRCKVWCRLPVITPCQHLLCLDCVALDSEKCTLPGCGNHYEMESPKTLARAENPNPKWPVPKDLIELQPSYKQDDWDPDWQSTSSSKVAYLIEKLRSLQETNMNRGNNITNSAGHANALSCQPQAMLDKVIIFSQFLEHIHVIEQQLTIAGITYAGMYSPMPLGSKRSALMKFQEDPTCMALVMDGTAALGLDLSFVTHVFLMEPIWDRSMEEQVISRAHRMGATRPIQVETLAMRGTIEEQMLKLLQDSSACRKMVNKGTSSTENEGGRPHRSLHDFAECSYLAQLSFV; the protein is encoded by the exons ATGGCCGacgctgccgcggccgcgcgccgcaaGCTCGGAGGATACCTCCGCGCCGTCCTGTCCGTGGACGGGGCCGGGGTCGCGTCCATCACGCCGCTCTCCCCGTGCACCCTCTCCGCCTGCGGGGCCATTCCCCTCGCGCCGCTCCCCGACGACGGCCCCCCGCCACGGTCAAAGTGGAGGgcgtccgccgccggcgtcaGCGTCGTGCGCCTGCTCAGGACGCTGGTGGCCGGCCGGTGCGTCGAGGTAGAGGGCACGCTGCTGCGCGtcgtgtcgaggaggacgggaGAAGGGGAtgacgcggcggtggaggccagGGCGGTGGTGCTGATTGACGTGTACCTGCCCGTCGCCGCCTGGTCCGGGTGGCAGTTCCCGCGCTCccgcaccgctgccgccgcgctctTCAAGCATGTCAG TTGCAACTGGGATGCTAGGAAAGCTTTGCTTGCTTTCGACTGGACTTCTCATGACGGTCCACACTGTGATGACCGTTGCATTTGGAGTTGCACTGATTGTCACGTACTTGGTTGTGAGGACCATCAGATAGCATCTATATCAAATAACGAGAAGTCATTTGACCTGCACGAAATCTTCAAAACTCTACCTGGTGTTAGGATGGATAAGGGCCTGCAGACAACAAGAATAATACCAGATGCAGAAGCACTTGGACTGGGTATTTGGTCTGTCCCTGATGATGTATTGCATAAAGTGCTGTTTCTACTTAAACCCAGGGATTTGATAAGAGTGGCAGCAACTTGTCATCATCTAAGGAGTCTTGCTGCCTCCATCATGCCTTGCATGAAGCTTAAGCTTTTTCCTCATCAAGAGGTGGCTGTCGAATGGATGTTGAAGCGAGAACAGAACACACAGGTTCTAGCACATCCTCTGTACAAGGATTTCTGCACTGAGGATGGTTTTCCTTTCTACATAAATGTTATCTCTGGTGAAGTATTTACCGGAAATGCTCCAACCATAAATGATTTTCGTGGAGGTATGTTTTGTGATGAACCTGGGTTAGGGAAGACAGTAACAACACTCTCTCTGATTCTGAAAACGCATGGAACACTGGCGTACCCTCCAGAAGGTGTAGATGTGAGTTGGTGCATGCATAAGCCAGATAAAAAATATGGATACTATGAATTAAGCCCCAGCTGCTCCTCTAATAGAAACAGCTCATCGTCTGTGTCGAAAAAGCTTTTGGCAGAGGATGTGATAACAGGTGATCCGTGTTCAAGTGGACTGTCGTGTAATGATGATCCTGTCTGCAGTACCAGATCTTCAAGAAAGAGAGGCAGGTTATTGAGCCCTGATCCAACTAAGACCAAGTTGCATGCTACGAATGAGAAGTCCCCATCATCATCGCACAGCAAAGTGTATCCAACACCAGCTGCTCATGTATTGAAGTTCACTAGGAAGTCAAGACAAGTTAGGAAAAACCTCATGGACGCATACGGTAATGGATCAGTTGGCAATAAAAGGAAGAGAGGCACCACCTCTGATTTAAGTGAGACCTGGGTTCAGTGTGATGCTTGCAGAAAGTGGCGAAGGTTATTGGATGAAGCAGATCTTGATTCTACCACAGCATGGTTTTGCACTATGAACACTGATCCTACACGACAGAAATGCACTGCCCCAGAGGAAGCCTGGGATTTTAAGGAAAAGATTACCTATTTGCCAGGATTTTACAAGAAAAACTCTTTGCCTGGAAATGAAGAAAATGTGTCATTTTTTACAAACATATTGAAAGATAATGTTGCTATGATCAATTCAGAAGCCAAGAAGGCGTTGTTATGGTTAGCAAAACTTTCTCCCTCGAAACTTCTGGAGATGGAAATGGTTGGTTTGACCCGCCCAGTTCTAGATACACGTGCAACCACAGGCAAGGGTGCTCGTCCATATTACAAGATATTTCAAGCATTTGGCCTTGTCAGGAAGATTGAGAAAGGTGTAACTCGGTGGTACTATCCCTCTATGCTTGATGATTTAGCTTTTGATTCAGCAGCACTTGAATTTGCTCTTGAAAAACCACTGGATTCAACTAGGTTTTATTTATCTAGGGCCACCTTGATAGTGGTACCTGCTAACTTAATTGATCACTGGACAACACAGATACAGCGTCATGTGTCCTCGGACACCCTTAATGTTTTTGTGTGGGGAGACCACAAGAAGCCATCTGCTCACAACCTTGCTTGGGGCTATGACATTGTCATAACCACATTCAGCAGACTAAGTGCAGAATGGAGTCCACAGAAGAGAAGTGCACTAAAGCAGATCCACTGGTTCAGGGTTGTACTGGATGAAGGGCACACATTAGGTTCGAGCCTTGCCTTGACAAACAAATTACAGATGGCAGTCGCTTTGGTTGCATCAAATAGGTGGATATTAACTGGCACACCTACACCAAATACACCAACTAGTCAGGTTGCTCATCTTCACCCAATGCTTAAGTTTCTTCATGATGAAGTTTACGGTCAAAATTACCAGTCATGGGACTCTGGAATTCATAGGCCTTTTGAGGCACAAATGCAAGAGGGGCGTGTTCGTCTTGTGCAGCTGCTTCAGAGGACGATGATTAGTGCAAGAAAAGCAGACCTGAAAAATATTCCTCCTTGCATGAAGAAGATAACCTTCCTAGACTTCGATGAGGGGCACGCAAAAAGTTACAATGAACTGGTGGTTACTATTCGCCGAAATATACTGATGGCTGATTGGAATGACCCTTCTCATGTAGAATCCCTTCTGAATCCCAAGCAGTGGAAATTCCGTGCTGCTACTATAAAGAATGTCCGTTTATCTTGCTGTGTTGCCGGGCATATCAAAGTAGCCGAAGCAGGTGAGGATATACAGGAAACGATGGATGCATTGGTGCATAAGGGCCTTGATCCTTCTTCAGATGAATATCAATTTATTAGATATGCTCTTTTAGATGGTGCCAGTTGTTTCAG GTGTAAAGTTTGGTGCCGATTGCCTGTTATCACACCCTGTcaacatcttttgtgccttGATTGTGTAGCTCTTGATAGTGAAAAATGCACATTACCTGGTTGTGGCAATCATTATGAGATGGAGTCTCCCAAGACTCTAGCAAGGGCAGAAAATCCGAACCCAAAATGGCCAGTGCCCAAGGATTTAATTGAGTTGCAGCCTTCATATAAGCAG GATGATTGGGATCCTGACTGGCAATCAACGTCTAGCAGCAAAGTTGCTTATTTGATTGAGAAGCTGAGAAGTCTGCAAGAAACAAACATGAATCGTGGGAATAACATAACCAATAGCGCTGGTCATGCTAATGCACTATCTTGTCAACCACAGGCAATGTTGGACAAAGTTATAATATTTTCTCAGTTTCTAGAGCATATTCATGTGATTGAGCAGCAG CTGACTATTGCTGGAATAACATATGCGGGAATGTATAGTCCAATGCCTTTAGGGAGTAAG AGAAGTGCACTAATGAAGTTTCAAGAAGATCCAACATGTATGGCTTTAGTCATGGATGGAACTGCTGCACTGGGGCTTGATTTGAGTTTTGTGACCCATGTTTTTCTCATGGAACCAATATGGGATAGGAG TATGGAGGAACAAGTTATTAGTCGAGCGCATCGTATGGGGGCAACACGCCCAATACAGGTCGAAACTCTGGCTATGAGGGGTACCATTGAAGAGCAAATGCTTAAATTGCTGCAG GATTCTAGTGCCTGCAGAAAAATGGTGAATAAAGGAACAAGCAGCACTGAGAATGAAGGAGGCCGGCCTCATCGGAGCCTCCATGATTTTGCTGAATGCAGCTATCTGGCGCAACTCAGCTTTGTGTAG